From Campylobacter upsaliensis, the proteins below share one genomic window:
- a CDS encoding LptF/LptG family permease, translated as MKLIFKYILNQFLGTHLSIFLVLFGIVSMVFFIQIANLTSSIEISFLDLFKLYGFMLPRILIFTLPLAFFVALTLALYRLSKENESVVFFTLGFTPLKMAQFFLKIATFLSVLMLGVALVMIPIVYQLQKNFVDYKKTQIKFNYKTGEFGQKFLDWMIFIQDEKEGGYENIIMYHPKSTDNLKEQLIIAKEANLERSNEGFAFRLSAGKMYNFDADEALFIGEFENLVVNTKFSDNLGQTKAFYEYWDDINTNADKAREFVMYVCISLFPLASTLFALSFGIVTYRYEKGFIYLGMFGVIAVYFGLLSSLYKPPLLMSFLIFSFAFAASIICFKKMIMSRY; from the coding sequence TTGAAGCTTATATTTAAGTATATTTTAAATCAATTTTTAGGGACACATCTTTCTATTTTTCTAGTGCTTTTTGGCATTGTTTCTATGGTATTTTTTATCCAAATTGCGAATCTTACTTCAAGCATTGAGATTAGTTTTTTAGACCTTTTTAAGCTTTATGGCTTTATGCTGCCACGCATTTTGATTTTTACTTTACCACTTGCCTTTTTTGTGGCACTGACCTTAGCTCTTTATAGGCTTTCTAAAGAAAATGAAAGTGTTGTCTTTTTTACGCTTGGTTTTACGCCTTTAAAAATGGCACAATTTTTCCTTAAAATCGCCACATTTTTAAGTGTTTTAATGCTTGGCGTTGCTTTAGTGATGATACCTATTGTGTATCAATTACAAAAAAATTTCGTTGATTATAAAAAAACGCAAATTAAATTTAATTATAAAACAGGTGAATTTGGACAAAAATTTTTAGATTGGATGATTTTTATACAAGATGAAAAGGAGGGGGGGTATGAAAATATCATTATGTATCACCCAAAAAGCACTGATAATTTAAAAGAGCAACTCATCATCGCTAAGGAGGCGAATTTAGAGCGTTCAAACGAGGGCTTTGCTTTTAGGCTTAGTGCAGGGAAAATGTATAATTTTGACGCAGATGAGGCTCTATTTATCGGTGAGTTTGAAAATTTGGTTGTTAATACAAAATTTAGTGATAATTTAGGGCAAACTAAGGCATTTTACGAATACTGGGACGACATTAACACAAATGCCGATAAGGCTAGGGAATTTGTAATGTATGTTTGTATAAGCTTATTTCCTTTAGCTAGCACACTTTTTGCCCTTAGTTTTGGAATTGTAACTTACCGCTATGAAAAAGGTTTTATTTATCTAGGTATGTTTGGGGTGATCGCCGTTTATTTTGGGCTTTTATCGAGTTTATACAAGCCTCCTTTATTGATGAGCTTTTTGATTTTTAGCTTTGCTTTTGCGGCTTCTATTATATGCTTTAAAAAGATGATAATGAGTCGTTATTAA
- the uppS gene encoding polyprenyl diphosphate synthase, with product MNELKHLAVVMDGNRRWAKAKGFLAKFGYTRGVKTLQKLMSVCIEEQISQLTLFAFSTENWNRPADEVEFIFKLLERCLDDALKEFEKNGVRLKAIGDLSRLDEKLKEKIALVEEKTKHCERLCVNLAISYGSRDEIVRAAKRVIERGLELSEENLSANLDLPLDVDLMLRVGNAKRLSNFLLWQSSYAEICFSETLFPSLTIREFKKIIKEYRKRERTFGK from the coding sequence ATGAATGAATTAAAACATTTAGCCGTGGTAATGGACGGAAATAGGCGTTGGGCGAAAGCTAAGGGCTTTTTAGCGAAATTTGGCTATACAAGAGGAGTAAAAACTCTACAAAAACTTATGAGCGTATGTATAGAGGAGCAAATTTCTCAACTTACACTTTTTGCCTTTAGCACGGAAAATTGGAATCGTCCAGCTGATGAAGTGGAATTTATCTTTAAACTTTTGGAGCGTTGTTTAGATGATGCCTTAAAAGAATTTGAAAAAAATGGCGTGCGTTTAAAGGCGATAGGGGATTTGTCGCGTTTAGATGAAAAACTAAAAGAAAAAATAGCTTTAGTTGAGGAAAAAACGAAGCACTGTGAGCGTTTGTGTGTCAATTTAGCTATTAGCTATGGCTCAAGAGATGAGATAGTAAGAGCGGCTAAAAGAGTGATAGAAAGGGGCTTAGAGCTTAGTGAGGAAAATTTAAGTGCGAATTTAGACCTGCCCTTAGATGTGGATTTAATGCTACGCGTGGGAAATGCTAAAAGACTTTCAAATTTTTTACTTTGGCAAAGCTCTTATGCTGAAATTTGCTTTAGTGAGACTCTATTTCCGTCCTTAACTATAAGGGAATTTAAAAAAATTATTAAAGAATATAGAAAAAGAGAACGCACCTTTGGAAAATAA
- a CDS encoding restriction endonuclease subunit S has product MNLDVENWKRFKLKYLFDIKKGKRLTADEQTEGNNIYIGAIDANNGIANFIGQAPIHKGNTISLSYNGSVGEAFYQENDYWATDDVNALYSRYDDFNKYIGFFIVSMLRQEKYKFSYGRKWKLESMKDTEISLPIKHNPNGSIFRDKSKTYSKCGYVPDFEFMENYIKSLHYKPLTTKNRPENALPLNIEKWGEFRLGDVFECSGTFSLVKSDLDEAYGGGGGGVMSPSSLGQLSIMAVMGM; this is encoded by the coding sequence ATGAATCTTGATGTGGAAAATTGGAAAAGATTTAAATTGAAATATCTTTTTGATATTAAAAAGGGCAAGAGATTAACCGCAGATGAGCAGACAGAGGGCAATAATATTTATATTGGGGCGATTGATGCAAATAATGGAATAGCAAATTTTATAGGACAAGCACCTATCCACAAAGGCAACACAATATCATTAAGCTATAACGGCTCTGTGGGCGAAGCTTTTTACCAAGAAAATGATTATTGGGCTACTGATGATGTTAATGCCTTATATTCTCGCTATGATGATTTTAATAAATATATTGGCTTTTTTATCGTATCTATGTTGAGACAAGAAAAATACAAATTTTCTTATGGTAGAAAATGGAAATTAGAAAGTATGAAAGATACTGAAATTTCATTACCTATAAAACATAATCCCAACGGCTCAATTTTTAGAGATAAAAGCAAAACATATTCTAAATGTGGCTATGTCCCCGATTTTGAATTTATGGAAAATTATATTAAATCCCTGCACTACAAGCCTTTAACGACTAAAAATCGCCCTGAAAATGCCCTACCATTAAATATTGAAAAATGGGGCGAGTTTAGACTTGGGGATGTTTTTGAATGCTCTGGCACTTTTTCTTTGGTAAAAAGTGATTTAGATGAAGCTTACGGGGGGGGGGGGGGGGGGGTAATGTCCCCTTCATCTCTAGGACAACTTTCAATAATGGCTGTGATGGGTATGTAG
- a CDS encoding HsdM family class I SAM-dependent methyltransferase, whose protein sequence is MERIDIIERIGKKYLISNTEKGEFSYAHDNKKAKLKKELGEEFNNFYVDMRFCKDDVVILVETKTKFTQKDEKQLKAYLEAEKALHHSQKIIAILANTDDNKIKVWKNHINDECLLKNEVVLDTMEHYASLFEINKQNDREKVLKNTYDLNELLHKKDIDEKLRSQFVGTTLLYIKNEVKKRGANHINDKLVKDLKEFWSNTNEDAIRVSIERTLSDLLDGSNNKAKKIELLQKNVLNDQKIKKLKLKDWIEILTTILTDIYKYIDTESEEGQDILNLFFIAFNKYTGKADKNQAFTPDHITDFMCRVVGVDRTKRVLDITCGSGSFLVQAMVKELSDCKRGKTEKEAKELMEKVKKENIYGIEVEEKAYGLATTNMLIHGDGNSNIEFGSCFEKKEFIKKAKPDIILMNPPYNAKPISIPEYYKNKWSKGAKEGKEDPTKGLVFIQYLSDIIKEINEERESKNEARKEVKLAVLLPMSAAIGSKSDIKNIKEAMLENNTLEAVFTLPAEVFYPGASVSACCMVFTLGKPHINTDGTINETFFGYFKEDGFKKKKNLGRVEQFDEGGESKWKKIEEQWLDVFRNKKVVDGLSAMAKVSGEDEWLCEAYMKTDYSKLSQADFQQTLNNFLAHLVQKGDIYES, encoded by the coding sequence ATGGAAAGAATAGACATTATAGAGCGTATCGGTAAAAAATATTTAATCTCAAATACAGAAAAAGGCGAGTTTAGTTACGCACACGATAATAAAAAAGCAAAATTAAAAAAAGAGCTTGGCGAAGAATTTAATAATTTTTATGTTGATATGCGTTTTTGTAAAGATGATGTTGTCATTTTAGTCGAAACAAAAACAAAATTTACACAAAAAGACGAAAAGCAACTTAAAGCCTACCTAGAGGCTGAAAAAGCCCTGCACCATAGCCAAAAAATCATCGCCATACTTGCCAACACTGACGATAACAAAATCAAAGTTTGGAAAAATCATATAAACGATGAGTGCTTACTAAAAAATGAAGTCGTGCTTGATACTATGGAGCATTATGCCTCTTTATTTGAGATAAATAAGCAAAACGATAGAGAAAAGGTTCTCAAAAACACCTATGATTTAAACGAGCTTTTACATAAAAAGGACATTGATGAAAAGCTCCGTTCTCAATTTGTCGGCACGACTCTTTTATATATCAAAAATGAAGTGAAAAAACGAGGCGCAAATCACATCAATGATAAATTAGTTAAAGATTTAAAAGAATTTTGGAGCAACACAAACGAAGACGCCATTCGCGTAAGCATAGAAAGAACCTTAAGCGATTTACTTGACGGCTCAAATAACAAAGCGAAAAAAATAGAACTTTTACAAAAAAATGTCCTAAACGATCAAAAAATCAAAAAGCTAAAATTAAAAGACTGGATAGAAATTTTAACAACCATACTTACAGACATTTATAAATACATCGATACCGAGAGCGAGGAGGGGCAAGACATCTTAAATCTTTTCTTCATAGCCTTTAACAAATACACAGGCAAAGCTGATAAAAATCAAGCTTTTACCCCTGACCATATCACAGATTTTATGTGCCGAGTTGTGGGCGTGGATAGGACAAAAAGGGTGCTTGACATCACTTGCGGAAGCGGGTCATTTTTAGTTCAAGCTATGGTAAAAGAATTAAGCGATTGCAAAAGGGGTAAAACCGAAAAAGAAGCTAAAGAGCTAATGGAAAAGGTCAAAAAAGAAAATATCTACGGCATAGAAGTGGAGGAAAAGGCTTACGGACTAGCCACGACAAATATGCTAATCCACGGCGATGGTAATAGTAATATAGAATTTGGTTCTTGCTTTGAAAAAAAAGAATTTATCAAAAAGGCAAAACCTGATATTATTTTAATGAATCCTCCCTATAACGCCAAGCCCATAAGCATACCTGAATATTACAAAAACAAATGGAGCAAAGGTGCGAAAGAGGGCAAGGAAGACCCCACAAAAGGGCTTGTGTTTATACAATATCTAAGCGATATTATTAAAGAGATAAATGAAGAAAGAGAGAGCAAAAATGAGGCGAGAAAGGAAGTAAAATTAGCCGTCTTACTGCCTATGAGTGCTGCCATAGGCTCTAAAAGCGATATTAAAAATATCAAAGAAGCTATGCTAGAAAATAACACCCTAGAAGCTGTTTTCACACTCCCAGCGGAAGTATTTTATCCGGGGGCTTCAGTGAGTGCTTGTTGTATGGTTTTTACCCTTGGTAAGCCGCATATTAATACAGATGGCACGATCAATGAAACATTTTTTGGTTATTTTAAAGAAGACGGCTTTAAGAAAAAGAAAAATTTAGGCAGAGTGGAGCAGTTTGACGAGGGGGGCGAGTCCAAATGGAAAAAGATAGAGGAGCAATGGCTAGATGTCTTTAGAAATAAAAAGGTCGTTGATGGCTTAAGTGCTATGGCAAAGGTAAGCGGCGAAGATGAGTGGCTATGCGAAGCCTATATGAAAACGGATTATTCTAAACTTTCACAGGCGGATTTTCAACAAACATTAAATAATTTTTTAGCTCATCTTGTTCAAAAAGGCGATATTTATGAATCTTGA
- a CDS encoding SAM-dependent methyltransferase encodes METKLAQIYTQNELTILKESFKSPKNICVFLNFLKTNENLINEFFKDLKFQKLNPFCYLFKAEDKSILSKMKAFNEGHFYIQNYSSYLCAKNLGVKPNENILDMCAAPGGKSINLANFMQNKAYLACVEANKERFFTLQKNLKNYGVNAKIFLKDAKNIGRLCPLKFDKILLDAPCSTLAKTGFENVKSPKEIKALALLQKKLLHSALKALKHGGELVYSTCTFLREENEEVLENALKSEFELEFLELDLEGVRVREAKSEFKELIKARRIMPCENYDGFFIAKMRKI; translated from the coding sequence TTGGAGACTAAATTAGCGCAAATTTACACCCAAAATGAGCTTACAATTTTAAAAGAAAGCTTTAAAAGCCCTAAAAATATTTGTGTATTTTTAAATTTCTTAAAAACAAATGAAAATTTAATTAATGAATTTTTTAAGGATTTAAAATTTCAAAAGCTTAATCCTTTTTGCTATCTTTTCAAGGCAGAAGATAAAAGCATTTTAAGCAAGATGAAAGCCTTTAATGAGGGGCATTTTTATATACAAAATTATTCTTCTTATCTTTGTGCTAAAAATTTGGGTGTCAAGCCTAATGAAAATATTTTAGATATGTGTGCGGCTCCGGGTGGAAAGAGCATTAATTTAGCAAATTTTATGCAAAATAAAGCCTATTTAGCCTGTGTGGAGGCAAATAAAGAGAGGTTTTTTACCCTGCAAAAAAATTTGAAAAATTATGGAGTTAATGCTAAGATTTTTTTAAAAGATGCGAAAAATATAGGGCGTTTGTGTCCTTTGAAATTTGATAAAATTTTACTTGACGCACCTTGCTCTACCTTAGCTAAAACAGGCTTTGAAAATGTAAAATCTCCAAAAGAAATCAAAGCCCTAGCTCTTTTACAAAAAAAGCTTCTTCACTCTGCTTTAAAAGCCTTAAAACACGGAGGCGAATTAGTTTATAGCACTTGCACCTTTTTAAGAGAAGAAAATGAAGAGGTTTTAGAAAATGCTTTAAAAAGTGAATTCGAGCTTGAATTTTTAGAGCTTGATTTAGAGGGCGTGAGAGTAAGGGAGGCAAAGAGCGAATTTAAAGAGCTTATAAAGGCTAGACGCATTATGCCTTGCGAAAATTATGATGGCTTTTTCATTGCTAAAATGCGTAAAATTTAG
- the truA gene encoding tRNA pseudouridine(38-40) synthase TruA, whose amino-acid sequence MRLKLVFSYDGSAFLGSASQPHLNSVQDALAAALAHLGIFSPVLFASRTDKGVHALRAVACVECGEHFKDLVYLKRQINRFAHPFIHIKSLERVSENYAVRFDVRAREYRYIFHHGEFNPFLSPYVCFSERFDIKRANELLSHFVGEKDFKFFQKAGGSAKTSVRIMFIAKAYTHKNLSVFRFRANGFLRAQIRLSVASVMAVLRGELSEDKLKEQIEAKKCHYRFLAPANGLYLSRIIY is encoded by the coding sequence ATGCGTCTTAAGCTCGTTTTCTCCTATGATGGCTCGGCTTTTTTAGGCTCTGCTTCTCAGCCTCATTTAAATTCCGTCCAAGATGCCTTAGCGGCGGCTCTTGCTCATCTTGGCATTTTCTCTCCTGTGCTATTTGCTTCACGCACAGATAAGGGTGTGCATGCCCTTCGTGCGGTAGCTTGTGTGGAGTGTGGAGAGCATTTTAAAGACTTAGTCTATCTTAAAAGGCAAATAAATCGCTTTGCTCACCCTTTCATACACATTAAAAGCTTAGAGAGGGTGAGCGAAAATTATGCTGTGCGTTTTGATGTGAGGGCTAGGGAGTATCGCTACATCTTTCATCACGGGGAATTTAACCCCTTTTTAAGCCCTTATGTGTGCTTTAGTGAGCGTTTTGACATCAAAAGAGCAAATGAGCTTTTAAGTCATTTTGTAGGAGAAAAGGACTTTAAATTTTTTCAAAAAGCAGGTGGAAGTGCGAAAACTAGCGTTAGGATTATGTTTATAGCTAAGGCTTACACGCATAAAAATTTAAGCGTATTTCGATTTAGGGCTAATGGCTTTTTAAGAGCGCAAATAAGACTAAGTGTGGCTAGCGTTATGGCGGTGCTAAGGGGAGAATTAAGCGAAGATAAATTAAAAGAGCAAATCGAAGCTAAAAAATGCCATTATCGCTTTTTAGCTCCAGCAAATGGGCTTTATTTAAGCCGTATTATTTATTAA
- the fliP gene encoding flagellar type III secretion system pore protein FliP (The bacterial flagellar biogenesis protein FliP forms a type III secretion system (T3SS)-type pore required for flagellar assembly.), translating into MKSVFLLILFALSVFGAEATIPTVNLSLSAPDTPNQLVTTLNIIIVLTILALAPSIIFIMTSFLRLIIVFSFLRQAMGTQSMPPNTILVTMALILTFFIMEPVATKSYNEGVKPYLSEQIGYEEAFVRGVKPFKDFMLKNTREKDLALFYRIRNLPNPKTIDDVPLSVLVPAFMISELKTAFEIGFLIYLPFLVIDMVVSSVLMAMGMMMLPPVMISLPFKLLIFVLVDGWNLLVQRLVESFVT; encoded by the coding sequence TTGAAAAGCGTTTTTTTGCTCATTTTGTTTGCTTTAAGTGTCTTTGGAGCGGAGGCGACCATACCCACCGTAAATTTAAGTCTTAGCGCACCAGACACACCCAACCAGCTCGTAACAACGCTAAATATCATCATCGTTTTAACCATACTTGCCCTTGCCCCTAGCATTATTTTCATAATGACTTCTTTTTTAAGGCTTATCATTGTTTTTTCTTTTTTAAGACAAGCTATGGGAACGCAAAGTATGCCTCCAAATACTATTTTAGTTACTATGGCTTTGATTTTGACCTTTTTTATTATGGAACCTGTGGCAACAAAGTCCTATAATGAGGGCGTAAAGCCTTATTTAAGTGAGCAAATAGGCTATGAAGAAGCCTTTGTAAGAGGCGTAAAGCCCTTTAAAGACTTTATGCTCAAAAATACACGCGAAAAAGACTTAGCACTATTTTACCGCATTCGCAATTTACCAAACCCAAAAACCATAGACGATGTGCCTTTGAGTGTTTTGGTGCCTGCCTTTATGATTTCAGAGCTTAAAACGGCTTTTGAGATAGGTTTTCTCATTTACCTACCTTTTTTAGTCATTGATATGGTTGTAAGCTCTGTTTTAATGGCTATGGGTATGATGATGCTTCCGCCTGTGATGATTTCTCTGCCTTTTAAATTGCTTATTTTTGTGCTAGTTGATGGATGGAATTTACTCGTTCAAAGATTAGTTGAAAGCTTTGTAACTTAG
- the coaBC gene encoding bifunctional phosphopantothenoylcysteine decarboxylase/phosphopantothenate--cysteine ligase CoaBC has translation MKTILLAVSGSIAFYKSYELISLFKKEGFRVKVLLSRGLLKFASRLSFEALADELLCEANESWQNYNNHIAFSKDADLVLFAPASANSINKLANGIADTLFIQTLMATKAPIIIAPAANSAMYLHFSTQNSLQILKQNGAKIIEPIVKKLACKDEGIGALAELEDIFHLCKRELLKESFFTGKSVIISGGGTREKIDDVRCISNFSSGKMAKELAFAFYYLGADVVLLSSVEFKTPFQLLTFESSKDLKALLKRFEGGDFLIMCAAVSDFVPNYQEGKIKKSEAGLNLSLSLNEDLLQICKFEGKKIGFKMELDPQNALKNAQNALEKKGLDMICLNILGKENHFGADFNELIFITQKESVKSGLKSKKELAYELALRCQDL, from the coding sequence ATGAAAACCATACTTTTAGCTGTAAGTGGCAGTATAGCTTTTTATAAGTCTTATGAGCTGATTTCTTTATTTAAAAAAGAGGGCTTTAGAGTTAAGGTTTTATTAAGTAGGGGGCTTTTGAAATTTGCTTCTAGGCTTAGTTTTGAGGCTTTAGCGGACGAGCTTTTGTGTGAGGCAAATGAATCGTGGCAAAATTATAATAATCATATCGCCTTTAGCAAAGATGCGGACCTTGTGCTTTTTGCTCCAGCAAGTGCGAATTCTATCAATAAATTAGCAAATGGCATAGCAGATACGCTTTTTATCCAAACTTTAATGGCGACAAAAGCTCCCATTATCATCGCTCCAGCGGCAAATTCGGCGATGTATTTACATTTTAGCACGCAAAACTCTCTTCAAATTTTAAAGCAAAATGGAGCTAAAATCATTGAGCCTATTGTTAAAAAACTAGCTTGTAAAGATGAGGGAATCGGTGCTTTAGCGGAGCTTGAGGATATTTTTCATCTTTGTAAAAGAGAGCTTCTAAAAGAAAGCTTTTTTACCGGTAAAAGTGTGATTATAAGCGGAGGCGGCACAAGGGAAAAAATCGATGATGTGCGTTGCATTAGTAATTTTTCAAGCGGAAAAATGGCTAAAGAACTTGCCTTTGCCTTTTATTATTTGGGTGCTGATGTCGTGCTACTTAGTTCAGTGGAATTTAAAACGCCCTTTCAGCTTCTTACCTTTGAAAGCTCAAAGGATTTAAAGGCACTTTTAAAGCGTTTTGAGGGGGGCGATTTTTTGATAATGTGTGCGGCGGTGAGTGATTTTGTCCCCAATTATCAAGAAGGCAAGATTAAAAAGAGTGAGGCGGGACTAAATTTAAGCTTAAGTTTAAATGAAGATCTTCTTCAAATTTGCAAATTTGAGGGTAAAAAAATAGGCTTTAAAATGGAGCTTGACCCTCAAAACGCCCTCAAAAACGCACAAAATGCCCTTGAAAAAAAGGGGCTTGATATGATTTGCCTGAATATTTTAGGTAAGGAAAATCATTTTGGAGCAGATTTTAACGAGCTTATTTTCATCACGCAAAAAGAAAGCGTTAAAAGTGGCTTAAAAAGCAAAAAAGAGCTTGCATACGAGCTTGCCTTAAGGTGTCAAGATTTATGA
- the glmU gene encoding bifunctional UDP-N-acetylglucosamine diphosphorylase/glucosamine-1-phosphate N-acetyltransferase GlmU yields MKSSIVILAAGLGTRMKSSTPKVLQKICGKSMILHILEKAFALSDDVSVVLSHQKKRVEKEICEFFPQTKFIEQDLVRFPGTAGALKDYKAQNEKVLILCGDMPLIELQSLKALLELKSDLALAVFEAKDAKSYGRVVLENNEVQKIVELKDADEKEKMIKTCNAGVYMVNTKLLSELLPLIDNENKAKEYYLTDIIKLARAKNTHIKPLFVDGEEFMGVNDKFELSVAENLMQDKIKKFWQKEGVILHNPSSIFIGLDVKFIGECELYENVRIEGKSVIESSIIKSSSVIEDSKISFSSIGPLAHLRPKCELKNTHIGNFVECKNAKLNGVKAGHLSYLGDCEIEEGTNIGCGTITCNYDGVKKHKTIIGKNVFVGSDTQFIAPVCIEDEVIIAAGSSVSENVPKGSLFINRASSKIIKDYFYKKFQ; encoded by the coding sequence ATGAAAAGCTCTATTGTTATTTTAGCAGCAGGTCTTGGCACAAGAATGAAATCAAGCACACCTAAAGTTTTGCAAAAAATTTGTGGTAAAAGTATGATTTTGCATATTTTAGAAAAGGCTTTTGCCTTAAGTGATGATGTGAGTGTTGTTTTATCACATCAAAAAAAAAGAGTGGAGAAAGAAATTTGTGAGTTTTTTCCACAAACTAAGTTTATAGAGCAAGATTTAGTCCGTTTCCCCGGCACCGCAGGAGCTTTAAAGGATTATAAGGCACAAAATGAAAAAGTTTTAATCCTTTGCGGAGATATGCCCTTAATAGAGCTTCAAAGTCTCAAGGCTTTGCTTGAATTAAAAAGCGACCTAGCTTTAGCCGTTTTTGAAGCAAAAGATGCAAAAAGCTATGGTAGGGTTGTGCTTGAAAATAATGAAGTGCAAAAAATAGTCGAGCTAAAAGATGCAGATGAAAAAGAAAAGATGATTAAAACTTGTAATGCGGGCGTTTATATGGTAAATACGAAGCTTTTAAGTGAGCTTTTACCCCTAATCGACAATGAAAACAAGGCTAAGGAATATTATTTAACAGACATCATTAAACTTGCAAGAGCTAAAAACACGCACATTAAGCCACTTTTTGTGGATGGAGAGGAATTTATGGGCGTTAATGATAAATTTGAACTTAGTGTAGCAGAAAATTTAATGCAAGATAAAATTAAAAAATTTTGGCAAAAAGAAGGCGTGATCTTACATAATCCAAGCTCCATTTTTATAGGCTTAGATGTGAAATTTATAGGCGAGTGTGAGCTGTATGAAAATGTGAGGATTGAGGGTAAAAGTGTGATAGAAAGCTCTATTATTAAAAGCTCAAGCGTGATAGAGGATAGTAAAATAAGCTTTTCGAGTATAGGACCCTTAGCACATTTGCGTCCTAAATGTGAGCTTAAAAATACGCATATAGGGAATTTTGTCGAGTGTAAAAATGCTAAATTAAATGGCGTGAAAGCGGGGCATTTAAGCTATTTGGGTGATTGTGAGATAGAGGAGGGGACGAATATAGGCTGCGGGACTATCACTTGTAATTATGACGGAGTTAAAAAACATAAAACCATTATTGGTAAAAATGTTTTCGTAGGCTCTGATACGCAGTTTATCGCACCTGTTTGCATAGAAGATGAGGTTATCATCGCAGCGGGAAGTTCTGTTAGTGAAAATGTTCCTAAAGGTTCGCTTTTTATTAATAGAGCGTCAAGTAAAATCATAAAAGATTATTTTTATAAAAAATTTCAATGA
- a CDS encoding prepilin peptidase: MENNALLWGILGAVLGSFCASFVSRICEKKPLFAMRSFCFSCEKKLGFLELVPIFSYLFLKARCKTCGVKIPLMCFLSEIFGIFLIYLASFCAKSFKEFLALTLFLFVCFSLSLIDLRLKAVPNFLLWIGFFTACLLKILESHLNAFDMSIFHFFMDAFMFAGFIFLLKSFILFLKNFKKQELEENLGDADIILLAAFAGAFGFMGAFYVLFIAAFLSLPFFYFAFKKGEKELAFLPFISLAMCVYLVVGRVF; this comes from the coding sequence TTGGAAAATAATGCTTTATTATGGGGAATTTTGGGGGCGGTTTTGGGGTCATTTTGTGCGAGTTTTGTAAGTCGAATTTGTGAAAAAAAGCCCCTTTTTGCTATGCGTTCTTTTTGCTTTTCTTGTGAAAAAAAGCTTGGATTTTTAGAGCTTGTGCCTATTTTTTCTTATCTTTTTTTAAAAGCGCGTTGTAAAACTTGCGGTGTAAAAATTCCTCTTATGTGCTTTTTGAGTGAAATTTTTGGCATTTTTTTGATTTATCTTGCCTCATTTTGTGCGAAATCTTTTAAAGAATTTCTTGCTTTAACGCTTTTTCTTTTTGTGTGCTTTAGCCTTTCTTTGATTGATTTAAGATTAAAAGCTGTGCCAAATTTCTTACTTTGGATCGGCTTTTTTACTGCTTGTTTGCTAAAAATTTTAGAAAGTCATCTCAATGCTTTTGATATGAGTATTTTTCATTTTTTTATGGACGCTTTTATGTTTGCTGGTTTTATTTTTTTACTTAAAAGTTTTATTTTATTTTTGAAAAATTTCAAAAAACAAGAGCTTGAAGAAAATTTAGGCGATGCTGACATTATATTATTAGCGGCTTTTGCTGGGGCTTTTGGTTTTATGGGGGCGTTTTATGTTCTTTTCATCGCTGCGTTTTTATCCTTGCCCTTTTTTTATTTTGCTTTTAAAAAAGGAGAAAAAGAGCTTGCCTTTTTGCCTTTTATAAGTCTTGCTATGTGTGTATATTTAGTCGTTGGGAGAGTATTTTGA
- a CDS encoding restriction endonuclease subunit S, with the protein MSRTTFNNGCDGYVEVEAKFITKGNCISIGGEGIYAFYQKEDFATGTNICTLRNEKLNQYVALFVCAVLNHEVYRYSYGRARNLGRVENEIIKLPINHKGELDFDFMENYIKSLPYGDRV; encoded by the coding sequence ATCTCTAGGACAACTTTCAATAATGGCTGTGATGGGTATGTAGAAGTGGAAGCGAAATTTATAACAAAGGGAAATTGCATTAGTATAGGCGGAGAGGGCATTTATGCCTTTTATCAAAAAGAGGATTTTGCGACAGGGACTAACATTTGCACTTTAAGAAATGAAAAATTAAATCAATATGTAGCCCTTTTTGTATGTGCGGTGCTTAATCACGAAGTTTATCGTTATTCTTACGGGAGGGCGAGAAATTTGGGAAGAGTAGAAAACGAAATCATCAAACTCCCCATAAATCACAAGGGCGAACTAGATTTTGACTTTATGGAAAATTACATCAAATCCCTGCCTTATGGAGATAGAGTATAA